The Athene noctua chromosome 11, bAthNoc1.hap1.1, whole genome shotgun sequence genome has a segment encoding these proteins:
- the SERTM2 gene encoding serine-rich and transmembrane domain-containing 2 — MTEIYFKFHGNLTGRVHFPTLATEVDTTADKYSSLYVYVGLFLTLLAILLILLFSMLLRLKHVISPITTSPEGTENIQQFTDVEMHSRIPTT; from the coding sequence ATGACTGAGATTTATTTCAAATTCCATGGAAACCTGACTGGTCGCGTCCACTTTCCAACTTTGGCTACAGAAGTAGACACAACAGCAGATAAATACTCCAGCCTGTACGTGTATGTGGGATTGTTCCTAACACTTCTGGCTATCCTTCTCATATTGCTTTTCTCCATGCTCTTGCGCCTAAAGCATGTTATTTCCCCAATCACCACATCTCCAGAGGGCACTGAGAACATCCAGCAGTTCACGGATGTGGAAATGCACAGCAGGATTCCTACCACTTAG